The genomic interval TCGACCGGATTGTATCTTACTTGATATATCGCTGAGTTCGCCGCCCAAAAGAACTGAAGCCAAACACAACGAGTAGTACCATAGCTAGCAAAATTGCGGAAACTGCTGCTGCGAATGGCTTATTCAGCAGAACAACGCCCTGTTGATAAATCAGCGTAGGCATGTACATGAGCTGCCCGCCCCCAATGATGGAAGGGGTGACAAAGGAGCTAACCGTCAGGGCAAATACCAACAGGCAGCCCGAAATCAAGCCGGGGAGCGTCAGCGGAAAGGTTACTTCCCAAAAAGTGCGCCATAAGCCACCGCCCAAACTTTTAGAGGCAGACGTTAAGTGCGGATCAATCTGGGACATTGAAGCCACAATGGGCAGCACCATCATGGGCAACCAAATTTGTGTCATCGCCATAACGACGCCCTGATGGGTAAAAAGGAGCTTTATGGGTTCATCGATTATGCCCAGCCCCATAAGTGCCCCATTAATTAACCCCTGACGCCCTAAAATAACAACCCAACCAAACGTCCGAACTACGGCACTGGTCAGAAGTGGCAGCATAATCAGGAAAGTCAGAATCCCTTTCCATTTGGCGGGTGAATAGGTGTAGAAATAAGCTACTGGATATCCGAACACCAAACAAGCGATCGTCACTTGTAGCCCGAGGAAAAAGGTGTCTACCAAGACCTGGACATAACCAGAATCGCGAAAAAACTCCAGATAATGGCCTAGAGACAGGCCTAATCCATTGGCTCCTTGAAAACTGGTGGTCATCAGAACAATAAGAGGAGCCACGTAAAATGCATGGAGGAATATCGCTAGGGGCAACGCTAACTGCCCCCGCTGAGGACGGAAAAAATTAGAGATATTCACAGCAAATCATCCTTGTCTGAGAGTCTGAGGGGGCGATCGCGAGTCAATCCAGCACAGGGCAACACCGGCAAGATGAATGATGCCGAGCATATCCCGACCGGCTTGACTGACTATGAACCTATGCTTGGATTTCCTGA from Candidatus Obscuribacterales bacterium carries:
- a CDS encoding ABC transporter permease; amino-acid sequence: MTTSFQGANGLGLSLGHYLEFFRDSGYVQVLVDTFFLGLQVTIACLVFGYPVAYFYTYSPAKWKGILTFLIMLPLLTSAVVRTFGWVVILGRQGLINGALMGLGIIDEPIKLLFTHQGVVMAMTQIWLPMMVLPIVASMSQIDPHLTSASKSLGGGLWRTFWEVTFPLTLPGLISGCLLVFALTVSSFVTPSIIGGGQLMYMPTLIYQQGVVLLNKPFAAAVSAILLAMVLLVVFGFSSFGRRTQRYIK